The window GGTCTCTTTCAGGTACTTCATATGTCGATAGAGGTAATCGGCAGAATTATACCTGAATGTCCGTTTAAAAACCGAACGGTCACAATAACTGCAGGCATATGGGCAACCTCGACTGGACAGGCAGCTGCCATTCGGCACTTTGGGGTAATTGAATATAGGCAGGCTGTAGGCGTCGGGATAACCGGCAAGTTTATGGTATGCCGGAAACGGCAGCTTATCCAGATCCAGCAACTGCTTACGGCGCCCTGACCAGCACACCTCCCCTTGTACATCTTTATAAACGAGACCTTCTATGAGCTTTGGAGTTGCCGGTGACTGTAACAATTCACTCAGAGTTTCTTCACCCTCACCAACAACCAGATAATCTATCACTGGATAGTCAAGCAGCACCCGCTCTTTGAGTGCTGAAACGTGAACGCCTCCAAAAACGACTTTTACTTCCGGCAACACCTCTTTCGCCATTCTTGCCAGACGTTCTCCATCCAGAAAATTTGCAGTGGTGCATGAAAAACCGATAAAAGCTGGTTTATGGACTCGAAGATAATCCTGTATCAACTGCTCGGATTGGGGATGGGCATAACAGTCGATAATATCATTATCAAAGCCTTGTTCTGTCAGGTAGGCTGAAATCGAGGCCAAACCCAGAGGCGGCATTATATTGGCAAGCCGTGACACATCTCCTGCGGCCTTGCTGCTGCTGTAACCAAGGGGATGAACAAGAAGAATGACTTTATTTGTTGTTGTCTGCATGCTTACACCTGTGAAAGCTACTCTATATTGAAAACGACCTAACTGGTACCTGACCGGCAATGCGGTGTACATTTCAAAAGATTGAGAGTGTACCCCCGTAAATCCGATTTGTCGATGAGGAGCATAGGATAAACATCAGAATCCTCCGAAGAATATCGCTTGAAAATATCTACTTACCTCTAATCATTAGCTTGAAAATGTGAGTAAATAGACGAGATGTGTGAGGTGTGACCGACTCTCAAGTGATCACTCACTGAAATCATTATGTAATCTGCTTAGAGATAAGGGCTTTTCAGCTTTAAGTTGTTACTCTTATCACCTTGCCCCTCACGCCTCACTGCTTGAAGCTGAGCTTTAGTGGTAAGCAGATAAAAAAATAAGGGCCGCAGTTTACACTGCAGCCCCTATTCAACTGTTCAACTTCGTTATCGATACCAGAATATTACTGACTACACTCCGGATGTGCGAAAGGATTGGTATCCACAAAATCGGTGGCGTTCGAATCACAGGGGCTGATACCGCC of the Desulfosediminicola ganghwensis genome contains:
- a CDS encoding B12-binding domain-containing radical SAM protein, which encodes MQTTTNKVILLVHPLGYSSSKAAGDVSRLANIMPPLGLASISAYLTEQGFDNDIIDCYAHPQSEQLIQDYLRVHKPAFIGFSCTTANFLDGERLARMAKEVLPEVKVVFGGVHVSALKERVLLDYPVIDYLVVGEGEETLSELLQSPATPKLIEGLVYKDVQGEVCWSGRRKQLLDLDKLPFPAYHKLAGYPDAYSLPIFNYPKVPNGSCLSSRGCPYACSYCDRSVFKRTFRYNSADYLYRHMKYLKETYSLKHLNFYDDQFTFNRKRVAEFCELIIAQPLGITFNCAARAEHLDPELLQLMKRAGCWMISLGIETGDPDLLAKHRQNPDLEMLKEKVHMIQSAGIRVKGLLMMGLPGETEKSIEKSKEYVHSLNLDDFNLAKFTPFPGSPIYDGIKGEGGEMLGTFDEDWREMDCMQFRFVPKGMTAERLDELFIDFYRSHFQRARVIWGYVTMLWKSPDSWLRFLGNLMSFLRFARTNKRIAETK